One window of the Nocardia huaxiensis genome contains the following:
- the fadD5 gene encoding fatty-acid--CoA ligase FadD5 has protein sequence MSFQPLDEPIRSRRNHWVNQIATHAAMRPAQVAFRFKGVDTTWKQLHERSEKFADALARRGVGFGDRVAILALNYTEYIEAVMGTNALGAIAVPVNFRLTPPEVGYILGDSGAKAIVTDSLLQPLAVGVAAQVPTVETVVVINGQTGEGVIGYDDLLAEAGEPHAPLDIPEDTPCLIMYTSGTTGSPKGAVLSHANMNAQGLTCIRAMEITPDSIGFCTSPLFHIAGLGSLTPYFLLGGTTILHPLGAFNATEWLDAVEAEQATTAFCVPAQWQMICEDPSIKSRKLALRSLCWGAAPASDSVLRAMAECFPEAFNVAVFGQTEMSPITCVLEGKDALSKLGSVGKPVPTIQARVVDDEMNDVAPGEIGEIVYRGPTLMSGYWNKPEATAEAFAGGWFHSGDLVKQDADGFVWVVDRKKDMIISGGENIYCAEVENVLFSHPKIHEAAVIGRAHEKWGEVPVAVVALLPGEELTLAELEPYLNDSLARYKHPKDLIIVTELPRNASGKVLKVDLRKEFAAS, from the coding sequence ATGAGCTTCCAGCCGCTCGACGAACCGATCCGGTCGCGACGCAATCACTGGGTCAACCAGATCGCGACCCACGCGGCCATGCGCCCCGCCCAGGTGGCCTTCCGGTTCAAGGGCGTGGACACCACGTGGAAGCAGCTGCACGAGCGGTCGGAGAAATTCGCCGACGCGCTCGCCCGTCGAGGGGTCGGGTTCGGTGACCGCGTCGCCATCCTCGCGCTGAACTACACCGAGTACATCGAGGCCGTCATGGGCACCAATGCCCTGGGCGCCATCGCGGTCCCGGTGAACTTCCGGCTCACCCCGCCCGAGGTCGGCTACATCCTGGGAGACTCCGGCGCGAAGGCCATCGTCACCGACTCGCTGCTACAGCCGCTGGCCGTCGGCGTGGCCGCGCAGGTCCCGACGGTCGAGACCGTGGTCGTGATCAACGGGCAGACCGGCGAGGGCGTCATCGGCTACGACGACCTCCTCGCCGAAGCGGGCGAACCGCATGCGCCGCTGGACATTCCGGAGGACACGCCCTGCCTGATCATGTACACCTCGGGCACCACCGGCAGCCCCAAGGGCGCGGTGCTCTCGCACGCGAACATGAACGCCCAGGGCCTCACCTGCATCCGCGCCATGGAGATCACCCCCGACTCCATCGGCTTCTGCACCTCGCCGCTGTTCCACATCGCCGGATTGGGCAGCCTCACACCGTATTTCCTGCTCGGCGGCACCACCATCCTGCATCCGCTGGGCGCGTTCAACGCCACCGAATGGCTCGACGCCGTCGAGGCCGAGCAGGCCACCACCGCGTTCTGCGTCCCCGCGCAGTGGCAGATGATCTGCGAGGACCCGTCCATCAAGTCCCGCAAGCTGGCGCTGCGGTCGCTGTGCTGGGGCGCGGCGCCGGCCTCGGACAGCGTGCTGCGCGCGATGGCCGAATGTTTCCCGGAGGCGTTCAATGTGGCCGTCTTCGGGCAGACCGAGATGTCGCCCATCACCTGCGTGCTCGAAGGCAAGGACGCGCTGTCCAAGCTCGGGTCGGTGGGCAAGCCCGTCCCGACCATCCAGGCGCGGGTCGTCGACGACGAGATGAACGACGTCGCGCCCGGCGAGATCGGCGAGATCGTCTACCGCGGGCCGACGCTCATGTCCGGCTACTGGAACAAGCCCGAGGCCACCGCGGAAGCCTTCGCGGGCGGCTGGTTCCACTCCGGCGACCTGGTCAAGCAGGACGCGGACGGCTTCGTCTGGGTGGTGGACCGCAAGAAGGACATGATCATCTCCGGCGGTGAGAACATCTACTGCGCCGAGGTGGAGAACGTCCTGTTCTCCCACCCCAAGATTCACGAGGCCGCGGTGATCGGCCGCGCCCACGAGAAGTGGGGTGAGGTCCCGGTCGCCGTGGTGGCGCTGCTGCCCGGTGAGGAACTGACTCTCGCCGAACTCGAGCCGTACCTCAACGACAGCCTGGCCCGCTACAAGCACCCCAAGGACCTGATCATCGTCACCGAACTGCCGCGCAATGCCAGCGGCAAGGTGCTGAAGGTCGACCTGCGCAAGGAATTCGCGGCCTCCTGA
- a CDS encoding NAD(P)H-dependent flavin oxidoreductase: MALRTRFTETFGVEHPIVQGGMMWVGRAELAAAVSEAGGLGIITALTQPTPDDLRREIDRAREITDKPIGVNVTILPSINPPPYQDYVKAIIESGVKIVETAGSNPEPFLPYYKEAGIKVLHKCTSVRHALKAQKIGVDGVSIDGFECAGHPGEDDVPGLILIPAAAKALDIPVIASGGIADARGLVAALALGADGVNMGTRFMITQESAVHENVKNAVVERTERDTQLIFRTLHNTARVAANEISAKVVEIEKAGGTFEDVKDLVAGARGRRVFEEGDLNAGIWTAGQVQGLIDDVPTCAELIDRMVSEAEELIKSRLAGMLA, from the coding sequence ATGGCGCTGCGTACCAGGTTCACCGAGACCTTCGGGGTCGAGCATCCGATCGTTCAGGGCGGCATGATGTGGGTCGGTCGCGCGGAGCTCGCCGCGGCCGTGTCCGAGGCCGGCGGTCTGGGCATCATCACCGCCCTCACCCAGCCCACCCCCGACGATCTGCGTCGCGAGATCGACCGCGCGCGGGAAATCACCGACAAGCCGATCGGCGTGAACGTGACGATCCTGCCGTCGATCAACCCGCCGCCGTACCAGGACTACGTGAAGGCGATCATCGAGTCCGGCGTGAAGATCGTCGAGACCGCGGGCAGCAACCCCGAGCCGTTCCTCCCGTACTACAAGGAGGCCGGAATCAAGGTGCTGCACAAGTGCACCAGCGTCCGGCACGCGCTCAAGGCGCAGAAGATCGGCGTGGACGGCGTGTCCATCGACGGCTTCGAATGCGCCGGCCACCCCGGTGAGGACGACGTGCCGGGCCTGATCCTGATCCCCGCGGCCGCCAAGGCCCTCGACATTCCGGTCATCGCCTCCGGCGGCATCGCCGATGCGCGCGGTCTGGTCGCGGCGCTGGCGCTGGGCGCGGACGGTGTGAACATGGGCACCCGCTTCATGATCACCCAGGAATCCGCGGTGCACGAGAACGTGAAGAACGCGGTGGTCGAGCGCACCGAGCGGGACACCCAGCTCATCTTCCGCACGCTGCACAACACCGCGCGCGTGGCCGCCAACGAGATCAGCGCCAAGGTGGTCGAGATCGAGAAGGCCGGCGGCACTTTCGAGGACGTGAAGGATCTGGTCGCGGGCGCTCGCGGGCGCCGGGTCTTCGAAGAGGGCGATCTGAACGCGGGCATCTGGACCGCGGGCCAGGTGCAGGGCCTCATCGACGACGTCCCGACCTGTGCCGAGCTCATCGACCGCATGGTGTCCGAGGCCGAGGAACTGATCAAGTCGCGTCTGGCCGGAATGCTGGCCTGA
- a CDS encoding type II toxin-antitoxin system VapB family antitoxin, translated as MAITRIYLDDAALRRTMAISGVHDEQDAVNLALRFFTAHATRSDYEVPLTSLPSQR; from the coding sequence ATGGCAATCACTCGAATCTATCTCGACGACGCGGCGCTGCGGCGGACCATGGCGATCTCCGGAGTTCACGATGAACAGGACGCGGTGAATCTCGCATTACGATTCTTCACCGCGCACGCGACTCGCTCCGACTACGAGGTGCCGCTGACTTCGCTGCCCTCGCAGCGCTAG
- a CDS encoding acyltransferase domain-containing protein has protein sequence MSIVGAACRETASTSFDSTWFGLTDRRLAALDSRQRTTLELAVEALDDSGLGHLARGTNAAVVFGAAGSGSANTARYVSHALDLHGPSLAVDSGHTSPLTAVDTAVRLLADESIPFVLTGGADLALLPDISGIEWSGADHTCTVMVLQRTADLPRTGTRAHAEITGYSTGLGGADPAATRIPLRATDTRDIEIGSDETPSDTNMTSPAPAQHNRVACSITMPRQADSLLGRDRHGTERSALGATAFRDRTRYDTGDDPPILIPLSGQDARSVQELATRWAARLGDYRTVREFATAVARLVPGPARAALLVRDRADAATQLRTLTMREVKLPMQAAPPPLREATPPTRQAAPPAPEATQPAQETTMPARGTTPPAREAIVPAQAGALTPWEPTLPTGAAIRPGGGVATADGPGGVLFLFSGGGGHSRMGRSLAARYPVFAEAVTAAADAIAEAGGPRVWTPRHGFGTLDGGAYFGQPAHFAFQVALAELLASWGVHPDAVSGHGAGEVAAAVVSGALTLADGARVIVARGRLLAKIGEPCAAAVLEATPAEAVRLVEPMRAEVGIAAIDGPRSITVAGDPRYIDALVRRAHRRAIFAQRADSDTATGSAATAPHIPRARDLASELTAELQDISPRVPDCTVYSTTVRGYAVAPHAAGADAGVPGGNRLSPDARNGTPGGASSSVTDTVPGASGYSGQQRVPAPAFTTTDLSGATSRGLPGTTSFEPAAAVVAGSTAAQGAAATVDAAFAAAYWGRNAAGPVELGAALELAAGDGVSTVLEISPQPVLTRITRQHSRFHESTYPVSSRGDEAATFLRAVARLFLEGRWIDWAALGPFTAAPPQRHWRRELPAPRFPKVPIRADGTYVVAGGLGARGAVAVRWLIDAGAQDVVVLTRAPRPLPPPLDGMEDRIVLVRCDASDRTDLAGVLQDIRECGSEISGVVYAGRGPESVTAANLVELTVGDPIEFVVFHTESGVSQP, from the coding sequence GTGTCGATCGTCGGTGCCGCCTGCCGCGAAACCGCCTCGACCAGCTTCGACAGCACCTGGTTCGGCCTGACCGACCGCCGGCTCGCAGCCCTGGATTCGCGCCAGCGCACCACCCTGGAGCTGGCGGTCGAGGCCCTCGACGATTCCGGCCTCGGCCATCTGGCCCGCGGCACGAACGCGGCCGTGGTGTTCGGCGCGGCGGGCAGTGGATCGGCGAATACCGCCCGGTACGTCTCGCATGCTCTCGACCTGCACGGCCCCAGCCTGGCGGTGGACAGCGGCCACACCTCACCGCTGACGGCCGTGGACACGGCGGTCCGGCTGCTGGCCGACGAATCGATCCCCTTCGTCCTCACCGGCGGCGCGGATCTCGCACTGCTACCCGACATTTCAGGCATCGAGTGGTCCGGAGCCGATCACACCTGCACGGTCATGGTCCTCCAGCGCACCGCCGACCTGCCCCGCACCGGCACCCGCGCCCACGCCGAGATCACCGGCTACAGCACCGGACTCGGCGGAGCCGATCCCGCCGCCACCCGAATACCGCTGCGCGCAACGGATACCCGCGACATCGAGATCGGCAGCGACGAAACACCGAGCGACACCAACATGACGTCCCCCGCCCCAGCGCAGCACAACCGTGTCGCCTGCAGTATCACCATGCCTCGCCAGGCCGATTCCCTGCTCGGCCGGGATCGTCACGGCACCGAGCGGTCCGCCCTCGGCGCCACGGCATTCCGCGACCGCACCCGATACGACACCGGCGACGATCCACCGATCCTCATCCCGCTGAGCGGCCAGGACGCACGCTCCGTACAGGAACTCGCGACCCGATGGGCAGCGCGGCTCGGCGACTACCGCACGGTACGAGAGTTCGCGACAGCCGTCGCCCGGCTGGTCCCCGGACCGGCGCGCGCCGCCCTGCTGGTGCGCGATCGAGCCGATGCCGCAACGCAATTGCGCACACTGACCATGCGGGAAGTGAAACTGCCAATGCAGGCGGCACCACCACCCCTGCGGGAAGCAACACCACCCACCCGGCAAGCGGCACCTCCCGCGCCGGAAGCGACACAACCGGCGCAGGAAACGACTATGCCCGCGCGAGGAACGACACCGCCCGCGCGGGAAGCGATTGTGCCTGCCCAGGCCGGGGCGCTGACCCCATGGGAACCGACACTGCCGACAGGGGCGGCGATACGGCCCGGCGGGGGAGTCGCGACGGCGGACGGCCCGGGCGGGGTGCTGTTCCTGTTCTCCGGTGGGGGTGGGCATTCGCGCATGGGGCGGTCGCTCGCCGCGCGGTATCCGGTCTTCGCGGAGGCGGTGACCGCCGCGGCCGATGCGATCGCGGAGGCGGGCGGGCCGCGGGTGTGGACGCCCCGGCACGGCTTCGGAACTCTCGACGGCGGAGCGTATTTCGGTCAGCCCGCGCACTTCGCCTTCCAGGTCGCGCTGGCGGAACTGCTGGCGTCGTGGGGTGTACACCCGGATGCGGTGAGCGGGCACGGCGCCGGTGAGGTCGCGGCCGCCGTGGTGAGCGGTGCGCTGACGCTGGCCGACGGCGCACGCGTGATCGTGGCACGTGGCCGCCTGCTGGCCAAGATCGGGGAGCCCTGTGCGGCAGCGGTTCTGGAAGCGACCCCCGCCGAGGCCGTGCGCCTGGTCGAACCCATGCGCGCGGAGGTGGGAATCGCGGCGATCGACGGCCCCCGCTCGATCACGGTGGCGGGCGACCCCCGCTACATCGACGCCCTGGTGCGACGAGCCCACCGCCGAGCCATCTTCGCCCAGCGCGCCGACAGCGATACCGCCACGGGAAGTGCGGCCACAGCACCGCACATTCCCCGGGCACGTGACCTCGCATCCGAACTGACCGCTGAGCTACAGGACATTTCGCCGAGAGTTCCCGACTGCACCGTGTACTCCACCACCGTACGGGGGTACGCGGTCGCACCCCATGCGGCCGGGGCTGATGCCGGCGTGCCGGGAGGGAACAGGCTGTCGCCGGACGCCCGCAACGGCACGCCCGGCGGCGCGTCCTCGTCCGTAACCGACACTGTGCCAGGCGCTTCCGGCTACAGCGGGCAGCAGCGCGTCCCTGCCCCCGCGTTCACGACTACCGACCTCTCCGGGGCCACGTCCCGCGGCCTGCCGGGGACCACGTCCTTCGAGCCTGCGGCCGCAGTTGTCGCCGGGTCCACCGCCGCACAGGGGGCCGCGGCGACCGTGGACGCGGCCTTCGCTGCCGCGTACTGGGGTCGGAATGCGGCCGGGCCGGTGGAGTTGGGGGCCGCGCTGGAACTGGCTGCGGGGGACGGGGTCTCGACGGTGCTCGAGATCTCGCCGCAGCCCGTGCTCACGCGAATCACACGGCAGCACAGCAGGTTTCACGAGTCGACGTATCCGGTGAGCTCGCGCGGCGATGAGGCCGCGACCTTCCTGCGCGCCGTGGCGCGATTGTTCCTGGAGGGCCGGTGGATCGACTGGGCGGCGCTGGGGCCGTTCACCGCCGCACCGCCGCAACGGCATTGGCGGCGAGAACTTCCGGCGCCGCGGTTTCCGAAGGTGCCCATTCGCGCCGACGGGACCTATGTGGTGGCCGGGGGGCTGGGAGCGCGTGGGGCGGTCGCCGTGCGCTGGCTCATCGATGCCGGGGCACAGGATGTGGTGGTGCTGACCCGCGCGCCGCGACCGCTGCCGCCGCCGCTGGACGGGATGGAAGATCGGATCGTGCTGGTGCGGTGCGATGCCTCGGACCGCACCGATCTGGCCGGGGTGCTGCAGGACATTCGCGAGTGCGGGTCCGAGATCAGCGGAGTCGTGTATGCCGGGCGGGGGCCGGAGTCGGTGACGGCCGCCAATCTGGTGGAGTTGACGGTGGGGGATCCGATCGAGTTCGTGGTGTTCCATACCGAATCCGGCGTGTCGCAACCATAG